From Halanaeroarchaeum sulfurireducens, a single genomic window includes:
- a CDS encoding HEAT repeat domain-containing protein, with protein MPSLFGLERDKDVEALRELLATSDNPMVRKRAAEILGNLDETGDEEIETLVAAVQNDEDEAVRAASIDALTQLEAIDALLTALGRNVPEESANWAKAETFVSDLTADAPELRMAAANVLGQIGSENAVRPLMSALDDRDPRVRARAARALGQIGEPTAAGALANRLHGEPLPVRREAADALGHLGGDDALEGLLTIVDADSEELRRTAATSLGRFGDERPIDALVDLLGDESDLVRRSAVFSLIEILSNVDSEKSDDLRQSIVERMSASDDPSIVQSLAEIVEEGTQLHQRRNAVWMLGRVAGEQSKKTAVESLINVLDDEDQLIQQFAATSLAEIGGRSVETALLHTIDEATSTDAIAMAAFTLGKVGSDRAKRRLERLVDDTESEEVRRKAFSAMSKLGGGGQDFGGLDF; from the coding sequence GTGCCATCCCTGTTCGGACTCGAACGCGACAAGGACGTCGAGGCGCTCCGTGAGCTCCTCGCCACGAGTGACAACCCAATGGTCCGCAAGCGGGCCGCCGAGATCCTGGGGAACCTCGACGAGACGGGCGACGAAGAGATCGAGACGCTGGTCGCCGCCGTCCAGAACGACGAGGACGAGGCCGTCCGTGCGGCCTCCATCGACGCGCTGACACAGCTCGAAGCCATCGACGCCCTGCTGACTGCGCTCGGGCGGAACGTTCCCGAGGAGAGCGCGAACTGGGCGAAAGCGGAGACGTTCGTGTCCGATCTCACCGCCGACGCACCCGAACTGCGTATGGCCGCGGCGAACGTTCTGGGACAGATCGGTAGCGAGAACGCCGTCCGTCCCCTGATGTCCGCACTCGACGATCGTGATCCGCGCGTGCGCGCCCGGGCGGCGCGGGCCCTCGGACAGATCGGCGAACCCACCGCCGCGGGAGCGCTCGCGAATCGCCTGCATGGTGAACCGCTTCCAGTCCGGCGAGAAGCGGCCGACGCGCTCGGTCACCTGGGCGGCGACGACGCACTCGAGGGACTGCTCACGATCGTCGACGCCGACAGCGAAGAGCTGCGTCGTACGGCAGCGACCTCGCTGGGTCGGTTCGGTGACGAACGTCCCATCGACGCGCTCGTGGACCTGCTCGGGGACGAGAGCGACCTCGTCCGACGGAGCGCCGTGTTCTCGCTCATCGAGATCCTCTCGAACGTCGACTCCGAGAAAAGTGACGACCTCCGGCAGTCGATCGTGGAACGAATGAGTGCCAGCGACGATCCGAGCATCGTGCAATCGCTGGCGGAAATCGTCGAGGAGGGGACACAACTCCACCAGCGGCGCAACGCCGTCTGGATGCTCGGCCGGGTCGCGGGCGAGCAGAGCAAGAAGACGGCGGTCGAATCGCTCATCAACGTCCTGGACGACGAGGACCAGCTCATCCAGCAGTTCGCGGCGACGAGTCTGGCGGAGATCGGTGGTCGATCCGTCGAGACCGCGCTGTTGCACACCATCGACGAGGCCACGTCCACGGACGCCATCGCAATGGCCGCATTCACGCTGGGAAAGGTCGGAAGCGACCGGGCAAAGCGCCGGCTCGAACGGCTCGTCGACGACACCGAGAGCGAGGAGGTCCGTCGCAAAGCATTCTCGGCGATGTCGAAACTCGGTGGCGGCGGCCAGGATTTCGGCGGGTTGGATTTTTGA
- a CDS encoding CheF family chemotaxis protein — translation MSESEYKIEDAKGKFLQAVKQGRKLQDADWTPGRIILSNKRIILLSNDGKRTIPLSKIASLSGRYDVNQTVAKVSDYISLSLETESVILLSLGSDTEAFEFQLFGAMLDQEEVRVKHPAVEGGVVQDTDYERARVKVSDGEEKELNVALSSGSFVPIDLDDVGSVDTGKQNVDGQSQPILKVEHSQEGTSVQSYFAGESHAMAVLESLFKRGVEQTQGSVDLSETEKRVLMGLYSGVSPFEIPDFLGMDVDEVEEIYERLIELDVLEEVRTRREVAMKTRGRNIASEVINEE, via the coding sequence ATGAGCGAGTCGGAGTACAAAATCGAGGACGCGAAGGGGAAGTTCCTCCAGGCGGTCAAGCAGGGGCGCAAGCTCCAGGACGCCGACTGGACGCCGGGGCGGATCATTCTCTCGAACAAGCGGATCATCCTCCTCAGCAACGACGGCAAGCGGACGATACCGCTCTCGAAGATCGCCAGCCTGAGCGGTCGATACGACGTCAACCAGACGGTGGCGAAGGTCTCCGATTACATCAGCCTCTCGCTCGAGACCGAGAGTGTGATCCTCCTCTCGTTGGGTTCCGACACGGAGGCGTTCGAATTTCAGCTGTTCGGCGCCATGCTCGACCAGGAGGAGGTGCGCGTCAAGCACCCCGCAGTCGAGGGCGGCGTCGTCCAGGACACGGACTACGAACGGGCTCGCGTGAAGGTCAGCGATGGCGAGGAAAAGGAGTTGAACGTCGCACTCTCCTCCGGGTCGTTCGTCCCGATCGATCTGGACGACGTCGGAAGCGTCGACACCGGGAAGCAAAACGTCGACGGCCAGAGCCAGCCCATCCTCAAGGTCGAACACTCACAGGAGGGAACGAGCGTCCAGAGTTACTTCGCGGGCGAGTCACACGCGATGGCTGTCCTGGAGTCGTTGTTCAAACGAGGCGTCGAACAGACCCAGGGATCGGTCGACCTGTCGGAGACCGAAAAGCGGGTTCTCATGGGCCTGTACTCCGGTGTCTCTCCCTTCGAGATCCCCGATTTTCTCGGGATGGACGTGGACGAGGTCGAGGAGATCTACGAGCGACTGATCGAGCTCGACGTACTGGAGGAAGTGCGAACCCGTCGGGAGGTCGCGATGAAGACCAGGGGACGGAACATCGCGAGCGAGGTCATCAACGAAGAGTAA
- a CDS encoding CheF family chemotaxis protein, which translates to MNDSVVADFTTEVIPDTGEYDEPVHGRVLMNREQVVIVTADDRTSFPIDGVFDLAYGSAPKEMRRFFEDTVTIAYKAAGQKRVALVEGADDVVERFTNLLFKGILNDTPVTVKHPARVGGRVTDASFRRAALYLSPPAVRFKSDDPLTIDVSTVSHFERVRRKIGDDERSMLSVRHADRGEVMTTEIGIGSERKMNVLGRFLRTEYTQLREELEDVSLSEEEIEAMVGLYSGATEGSLAGMLGVDASRVTYLLNTLVEKGLLEESASGMELSSIGTLAVGEHLEDVNL; encoded by the coding sequence ATGAACGACTCCGTCGTCGCCGACTTCACGACCGAGGTAATTCCCGATACGGGGGAGTACGACGAACCGGTTCATGGGCGCGTCCTGATGAACCGTGAGCAGGTGGTCATCGTGACGGCGGACGACCGTACCTCCTTTCCCATCGACGGCGTCTTCGACCTGGCGTACGGGAGTGCGCCAAAAGAGATGCGTCGGTTTTTCGAGGACACGGTGACGATCGCCTACAAGGCGGCGGGGCAGAAACGTGTCGCCCTGGTGGAGGGCGCGGACGACGTCGTGGAGCGGTTTACGAACCTCCTCTTCAAGGGCATTCTGAACGATACACCGGTCACCGTCAAACATCCCGCCAGGGTCGGTGGGCGCGTCACGGACGCGTCGTTTCGTCGGGCAGCGCTGTATCTCTCGCCGCCCGCCGTCCGTTTCAAGTCCGACGACCCGCTGACGATCGACGTTTCGACGGTCTCGCACTTCGAGCGAGTCCGGCGGAAGATTGGTGACGACGAGCGGTCGATGCTCTCCGTGCGTCACGCCGACCGAGGCGAGGTGATGACGACGGAGATCGGGATCGGTTCGGAGCGGAAAATGAACGTCCTCGGACGGTTCCTCCGGACGGAGTACACACAACTCCGGGAGGAACTCGAGGACGTGTCCCTCTCCGAAGAGGAGATCGAGGCGATGGTCGGGTTGTACTCCGGGGCCACCGAAGGGAGTCTGGCCGGTATGCTGGGCGTCGACGCGAGTCGCGTCACGTATCTACTCAACACGCTCGTCGAGAAAGGGCTCCTCGAAGAATCGGCTTCGGGGATGGAGCTGTCGTCCATCGGAACGCTCGCGGTTGGCGAACACCTCGAGGACGTCAACCTTTGA
- a CDS encoding CheR family methyltransferase has protein sequence MSTFDDLLTFIETETTFASSYYDESYLDRRISARMRRTKRDSYDEYLALLREDPAEREELLDTLSVNVTSFFRDGKVWTAMRDVLKDLAASNRTVRIWSAACADGREPYSLSMLALDAGLKSRQVDILATDIDENALERARQGVYTSSRTTDLDEQLSFLDAPSSYVEKDGDQIVISETVKDLVTFDRHDLITGNSKDGFDMVLCRNVCIYLDTEYKRPILETVSESLGNGGVLVLGQTETLPPDIKDRFEAEDPRLRIYRRRRSD, from the coding sequence ATGAGTACATTCGACGACCTACTAACGTTCATCGAAACGGAGACGACGTTCGCATCGAGTTACTACGACGAATCCTATCTGGATCGCCGGATCTCGGCGCGCATGCGACGAACGAAACGCGACTCCTACGACGAGTATTTGGCGCTCCTCCGGGAGGATCCCGCCGAGCGAGAGGAGTTACTTGACACCCTCTCGGTCAACGTCACGAGTTTCTTCCGGGACGGGAAGGTATGGACTGCGATGCGTGACGTCTTGAAGGATCTCGCGGCGAGTAACCGAACGGTCCGTATCTGGAGTGCCGCCTGTGCCGACGGCCGGGAACCCTACTCGCTCTCCATGCTCGCCCTCGACGCTGGTCTAAAGTCTCGACAGGTCGATATCCTGGCCACGGATATCGACGAGAACGCCCTCGAACGGGCTCGACAGGGCGTCTACACCAGTTCTCGAACGACAGATCTGGACGAGCAACTGTCCTTTCTCGACGCGCCGAGTAGCTACGTCGAGAAGGACGGCGATCAGATCGTCATCTCCGAGACGGTCAAGGACCTGGTGACCTTCGATCGCCACGATCTTATCACGGGCAATTCGAAAGACGGCTTCGATATGGTCCTCTGCCGGAACGTCTGCATCTATCTCGACACCGAGTACAAACGACCGATCCTCGAAACGGTCAGCGAGTCTCTCGGAAACGGCGGCGTTCTCGTGCTGGGACAGACCGAGACGCTCCCACCGGACATCAAGGATCGATTCGAGGCAGAGGACCCCCGCCTTCGCATCTATCGCCGACGACGATCCGACTAA
- a CDS encoding chemotaxis protein CheD: MDASSAGRIRVGVADMAVTADGRPIVTSGLGSCVAIAVHDGSGVAGLLHAMLPEAPPDVDQPPKYVDSGVDALLSELRSLGADPDGYTAKVAGGASMLDLGNGSPVGDKNVAAAKSVLSEVGMTVAAAETGGEAGRSVTLDSRTGALTIKRVDSEETTI, encoded by the coding sequence ATGGACGCCTCGTCCGCCGGGCGGATCCGGGTCGGGGTGGCGGACATGGCTGTCACGGCCGACGGCCGCCCCATCGTCACCAGCGGCCTCGGGTCCTGTGTCGCGATCGCCGTCCACGACGGTTCCGGCGTCGCCGGACTCCTCCACGCGATGTTGCCGGAGGCGCCACCGGACGTCGATCAACCGCCGAAGTACGTTGACTCGGGCGTCGATGCGTTGCTCTCCGAACTCCGATCGCTCGGTGCCGACCCCGACGGATACACGGCCAAGGTCGCCGGCGGGGCCTCGATGCTCGACCTGGGAAACGGATCGCCGGTCGGCGATAAAAACGTCGCGGCGGCGAAATCGGTGCTTTCGGAGGTCGGCATGACGGTAGCGGCCGCCGAGACGGGTGGTGAGGCCGGGCGTTCGGTGACGCTCGACTCGAGGACAGGTGCCCTGACGATCAAACGTGTCGATTCGGAGGAAACAACCATATGA
- a CDS encoding chemotaxis protein CheC: MRINLASLETFNRIGTAGADRAAEGLSTLTGLETFVETTKINFAPVDSLPSLVGAEETAVAIDFEGGLDGNAILVFDDETADHVLGHLAGAGDDPDPAYLNEVANIMTSSFVDGWAEHLEETIDISPPTPASDPPGRAEPVDGEEFTFVFQSDIEICGTPGGCRFYLLPEPTSFLETLGATWDESSETDVNVGELSTFIRLTAAGAETVATNLGAMTGIETDVSVSHLDFVPVEDLPGVVDVDEHVGTVFQFSGALDGYLAVLFEDAAADTIADALTPGDSGDDYRQSAIEEVGNITASGFIDGWANALDTTIDHSVPDFVDDMGRAVLESIAVELGLTQEFAYMFDVVITAQEPMTCRMFAIPEADSFRSLVTRLDEDLDVSSVERV, translated from the coding sequence ATGAGAATCAACCTCGCGTCCCTGGAGACGTTCAATCGGATCGGAACGGCCGGCGCGGATCGAGCAGCGGAGGGGCTGTCGACGCTCACTGGCCTGGAGACGTTCGTCGAAACGACGAAGATAAACTTCGCTCCCGTGGATTCCCTTCCCTCGTTGGTCGGGGCCGAAGAGACCGCGGTCGCAATCGATTTCGAGGGCGGTCTCGACGGGAACGCCATTCTCGTGTTCGACGACGAGACCGCGGATCACGTCCTCGGTCACCTCGCGGGCGCCGGTGACGATCCCGACCCCGCGTACTTAAATGAGGTCGCGAACATCATGACGAGCAGTTTCGTCGACGGCTGGGCCGAGCACCTCGAGGAAACAATCGATATCTCCCCGCCCACGCCGGCCTCGGATCCTCCCGGTCGGGCCGAGCCCGTCGACGGAGAGGAGTTCACCTTCGTCTTTCAGAGCGACATCGAAATCTGCGGCACGCCGGGAGGCTGTCGGTTCTACCTGCTCCCTGAACCGACGAGTTTTCTCGAGACGCTGGGAGCAACCTGGGACGAATCCTCGGAGACCGACGTGAACGTCGGGGAGTTATCCACGTTCATCCGGCTGACCGCTGCTGGCGCCGAGACGGTCGCGACGAACCTTGGAGCCATGACCGGCATCGAGACGGACGTGTCGGTCTCTCACCTGGATTTCGTGCCGGTCGAGGACCTGCCTGGAGTGGTCGACGTCGACGAGCACGTCGGCACGGTCTTTCAGTTCTCGGGCGCCCTCGACGGCTATTTGGCGGTGCTGTTCGAGGACGCCGCTGCCGACACCATCGCAGACGCGCTCACGCCGGGGGACTCGGGCGACGACTATCGGCAGAGCGCGATCGAGGAGGTCGGAAACATCACGGCGAGTGGTTTCATCGACGGATGGGCGAACGCGCTGGACACGACCATCGATCACTCCGTACCGGATTTCGTAGACGATATGGGGCGGGCGGTCCTCGAGTCGATAGCCGTCGAACTCGGACTCACCCAGGAGTTCGCCTATATGTTCGACGTCGTCATCACGGCCCAGGAACCGATGACCTGCCGGATGTTCGCCATCCCCGAGGCGGACAGTTTCCGATCGCTCGTCACAAGGCTCGACGAGGATCTGGACGTTTCGAGCGTGGAGCGTGTCTGA
- a CDS encoding chemotaxis protein CheC yields the protein MSTKIDIRRLRDVNELAKAGAETVAEHLNQLTGVETEMRITKINVIDVEDLGRHLGETKMVGVNIPLKEPPHGSVLILFDDDSAKTLAHTMLGSESSAGSGYSEMERSAIREVGNIMTSGFIDGWANVLGRTIDISTPQLLRAGGDDIVDHCVNPGEKEIAMVFDSTLEAPDVDVEATIYTFPDIEEFVDLINSI from the coding sequence ATGTCTACAAAGATCGACATCCGACGGCTGCGGGACGTAAACGAACTCGCGAAGGCGGGCGCTGAGACGGTCGCAGAGCACCTCAATCAGCTTACCGGCGTCGAGACGGAGATGCGGATCACGAAGATCAACGTCATCGACGTCGAGGATCTGGGACGACACCTCGGGGAGACCAAGATGGTCGGCGTGAACATCCCCCTGAAAGAACCGCCCCACGGGTCGGTGCTCATCCTCTTCGACGACGATAGCGCGAAGACGCTGGCGCACACGATGCTTGGAAGCGAGTCGAGTGCCGGCTCCGGCTATAGCGAAATGGAGCGATCGGCCATTCGCGAGGTCGGCAACATCATGACCAGCGGGTTCATCGACGGGTGGGCGAACGTCCTCGGACGGACTATCGACATCTCGACACCACAGCTCCTCCGGGCCGGCGGCGACGACATCGTGGACCACTGCGTGAACCCTGGCGAAAAGGAGATCGCGATGGTGTTCGATTCGACGCTCGAAGCCCCCGACGTCGACGTGGAGGCCACGATCTACACCTTCCCGGACATCGAGGAGTTCGTCGATCTCATCAACTCGATATAA
- the cheA gene encoding chemotaxis protein CheA, which yields MDEYLEAFVREGEEHVTDLNNALLTLESNPGDEEAMDQIFRTAHTLKGNFGAMGFEDASDLAHAVEDLLDAMRQGEIEVTSERMDHIFAGIDEIEGCLDEIETHGEVKRTVRPTIDDLRDVLSESETEDAPSEFEDDEAATGSPDIFEMSRLEEANQSVFHVTVEMDETDMPGVDAMFVLEDITEDFEVVDAVPSVDAIEEGEYDDTFDLAIATQEADVAETITSLGKVSDATATELDLGDQEAEQTFAETDEVTEASSEESGGKAINDIQSVRVDVDQLDELHGLVEQLVTTRIKLRRSVEVDNRRAEDELDELDKITSNLQDTVMDMRLVPMKKIVGKFPRLVRDLAREEDKQVDFQIVGDDVELDRTILTEISDPLMHLLRNAVDHGIESPEEREAAGKDPTGTITLEAERERDRVNVTVSDDGRGIDHDVIRRKAVEKGIYTESEVEQLPEQEVAQLIFHPGFSTNEEITDVSGRGVGMDVVHDTVTRLDGSVSVESEEGEGTTITLTLPVTVAIVKVLFVESGGEEYGIPIKSVDEISRMRPVKTVDGEEVVTYGDTVYPLVRLGGALNVPGETKNGEGMLVKVRESERKVALHCDDVREQEEVVVKPFEGILSGIPGLSGAAVLGEGDVVTILDVATL from the coding sequence ATGGACGAATATCTCGAAGCATTCGTCCGCGAGGGCGAAGAACACGTCACGGACCTGAATAATGCGCTACTCACCCTCGAGAGCAACCCCGGCGACGAGGAGGCGATGGACCAGATCTTCCGGACGGCCCATACGCTCAAGGGTAACTTCGGTGCCATGGGCTTCGAGGACGCCTCGGATCTGGCTCATGCGGTCGAGGACCTCCTCGACGCGATGCGCCAGGGGGAGATCGAGGTCACGTCCGAACGGATGGACCACATCTTCGCTGGCATCGACGAAATCGAAGGGTGTCTCGACGAGATCGAGACCCACGGCGAGGTAAAGCGGACCGTTCGGCCCACGATCGACGACCTCCGTGACGTTCTCTCGGAGAGCGAAACCGAAGACGCTCCCTCAGAATTCGAAGACGACGAAGCGGCGACCGGTTCGCCGGATATCTTCGAGATGTCCCGTCTTGAGGAGGCCAATCAGTCGGTGTTCCACGTGACCGTCGAGATGGATGAAACCGACATGCCGGGCGTCGACGCCATGTTCGTCCTCGAGGACATCACGGAGGACTTCGAGGTGGTCGACGCCGTTCCATCCGTCGACGCCATAGAGGAGGGCGAATACGACGATACCTTCGATCTGGCGATCGCTACACAGGAGGCCGATGTGGCCGAAACGATCACCTCGCTCGGAAAGGTCTCAGATGCGACGGCCACCGAACTGGACCTCGGCGATCAGGAAGCCGAGCAAACCTTTGCGGAGACCGACGAAGTTACCGAGGCCTCCTCCGAGGAGTCGGGCGGAAAGGCCATCAATGACATCCAGTCCGTGCGCGTGGACGTCGACCAGCTCGACGAACTGCACGGCCTCGTCGAGCAGCTCGTGACGACCCGCATCAAACTCCGCAGGAGCGTCGAGGTCGACAACCGTCGTGCCGAGGACGAACTCGACGAACTGGACAAGATCACCTCGAACCTGCAGGACACGGTCATGGACATGCGCCTGGTCCCGATGAAGAAGATCGTGGGGAAGTTCCCGCGACTCGTCCGTGACCTCGCCCGCGAGGAGGACAAACAGGTCGATTTCCAGATCGTGGGCGACGACGTCGAACTCGATCGGACGATACTCACCGAGATCAGCGACCCGCTCATGCACCTGCTGCGGAACGCGGTCGACCACGGTATCGAGTCGCCCGAGGAGCGGGAAGCCGCTGGCAAGGATCCGACCGGCACGATTACGCTCGAAGCGGAGCGCGAACGCGACCGCGTCAACGTCACGGTGAGCGACGACGGTCGTGGCATCGATCACGATGTCATCCGACGCAAAGCCGTCGAGAAGGGCATCTACACGGAAAGCGAGGTCGAACAGCTACCGGAACAGGAGGTCGCCCAGCTCATCTTCCATCCGGGATTCTCCACGAACGAGGAGATCACCGACGTGAGTGGCCGCGGGGTCGGGATGGACGTCGTTCACGACACCGTCACCCGCCTCGACGGCAGTGTGTCCGTCGAGAGCGAGGAGGGCGAGGGGACGACGATCACCCTCACCCTTCCCGTGACCGTTGCCATCGTGAAGGTCCTCTTCGTCGAGTCGGGCGGGGAGGAGTACGGCATCCCGATCAAGTCCGTCGACGAGATCAGCCGGATGCGACCGGTCAAGACCGTCGACGGGGAGGAAGTCGTCACCTATGGCGATACTGTCTACCCCCTGGTCCGACTCGGCGGGGCGCTGAACGTGCCGGGAGAGACCAAAAACGGCGAGGGGATGCTCGTGAAAGTCCGCGAATCCGAACGCAAGGTGGCCCTCCATTGCGACGACGTCAGGGAACAGGAGGAGGTCGTCGTCAAGCCGTTCGAGGGAATCCTGAGCGGCATCCCCGGTCTCTCCGGTGCTGCGGTTCTCGGTGAAGGTGACGTCGTCACGATCCTCGACGTCGCGACCCTTTGA
- the cheB gene encoding chemotaxis-specific protein-glutamate methyltransferase CheB: MIRALVVDDSHFMRTVISDILEDGGIEVVDQGANGREAVRLVEEHDPDVVTMDVEMPEMNGIEAVETIMERHPVPIMMLSALTTDGADATLEALDKGAVDAFAKPGGTITTDMSSHDEELVSRVEAVANADPTARPPTTRESGTTTTSPADASGEEYLDDPTLVIGASTGGPNVVEAVLASLPGEADFRVLVVQHMPDAFTARFAKRLDAKSAYEVREATDGERIGGGEALVAKGNHHLVVSGYSNGRLRVKLEQSDPVHSVRPAIDVTMESVAERVHDPITGVLLTGMGADGSAGAVAIDEAGGSVLVQDEETSAVFGIPARAIETGCVDAVLPEEEIVDGILDTVRSDT, translated from the coding sequence ATGATACGCGCGCTCGTGGTCGACGATTCGCATTTCATGCGAACAGTGATTTCTGACATCCTCGAGGACGGCGGCATCGAGGTCGTCGATCAGGGTGCGAACGGGCGGGAGGCGGTCAGACTCGTCGAGGAACACGACCCCGACGTCGTCACAATGGACGTGGAGATGCCGGAGATGAACGGCATCGAGGCGGTCGAGACCATCATGGAACGGCATCCAGTCCCGATAATGATGCTCTCGGCGTTGACGACAGACGGCGCCGACGCGACCCTGGAGGCACTGGACAAGGGTGCCGTCGACGCGTTTGCGAAGCCCGGTGGGACCATAACCACGGATATGTCCAGTCACGACGAGGAACTGGTTTCCAGGGTCGAAGCGGTGGCGAACGCCGACCCGACAGCCAGGCCGCCGACCACGAGGGAGAGCGGAACTACCACTACAAGCCCCGCCGACGCGAGCGGTGAGGAGTACCTCGACGACCCGACTCTCGTCATCGGCGCGTCTACCGGCGGTCCGAACGTGGTCGAGGCGGTCCTCGCCTCGCTTCCAGGCGAAGCGGACTTCCGGGTGCTCGTCGTCCAGCACATGCCCGACGCGTTCACGGCCCGATTCGCGAAACGGCTCGACGCCAAATCGGCGTACGAGGTGCGTGAGGCCACTGACGGCGAACGTATCGGCGGCGGCGAGGCCCTCGTCGCGAAAGGCAATCATCACCTCGTCGTCAGCGGCTACAGCAACGGTCGCCTGCGGGTCAAACTCGAACAGTCCGACCCAGTCCACTCGGTCCGTCCTGCGATCGACGTGACGATGGAATCGGTGGCAGAACGGGTGCACGATCCCATAACGGGGGTGCTGCTCACCGGCATGGGCGCTGACGGATCGGCGGGGGCCGTCGCGATCGACGAGGCGGGCGGCTCCGTTCTCGTCCAGGACGAGGAGACCAGCGCCGTTTTCGGCATCCCGGCCCGGGCCATCGAGACCGGGTGCGTCGATGCGGTCCTCCCCGAGGAGGAGATCGTCGACGGAATTCTCGACACCGTACGGAGTGATACCTGA
- the cheY gene encoding chemotaxis protein CheY, producing the protein MAQDVLLVDDSEFMRNLLREILADEFDIVGEAENGVEAVEMYKENRPDLVMMDIVMPIRDGIEATSQIKDMDSSAHVIMCTSIGQEEKMKKAVRAGADGYITKPFQKPSVMDAIENVLSV; encoded by the coding sequence ATGGCACAGGACGTGCTCCTGGTCGACGACTCGGAATTCATGCGGAATCTTCTCCGCGAAATACTGGCGGACGAATTCGATATCGTCGGCGAAGCCGAGAACGGCGTGGAGGCCGTCGAGATGTACAAGGAGAACCGCCCCGACCTGGTCATGATGGACATCGTGATGCCGATACGGGACGGCATCGAGGCCACCTCGCAGATCAAGGATATGGATTCGAGCGCACACGTCATCATGTGCACGTCCATCGGCCAGGAGGAGAAGATGAAAAAGGCCGTTCGGGCCGGTGCCGACGGGTATATCACCAAGCCGTTCCAGAAACCGAGCGTCATGGACGCGATAGAGAACGTCCTCTCAGTATGA
- a CDS encoding chemotaxis protein CheW has product MTPTDEEPATPVDVDETVVTDVAAHVVEFTLGTETCAIDIDSVDSIVETKQITRVPRAPDAVEGVMDLRGETTAVVDPKEFLSVGEGGATENILVLDGDEDKQKIGIRVDEVTEVASYPDTQVDDNGQLDGITSSAISAELINGVLRKHVGTVDDEGVPEDVKLVLWLDIDALISSISNGDGTIEADNQV; this is encoded by the coding sequence ATGACCCCTACCGACGAGGAGCCGGCGACGCCCGTGGACGTCGACGAGACCGTGGTCACCGACGTCGCGGCCCACGTCGTGGAGTTCACGCTCGGAACGGAGACCTGTGCGATCGACATCGACTCGGTGGACAGTATCGTCGAAACCAAACAGATCACGCGCGTTCCGCGGGCCCCCGACGCCGTGGAGGGCGTGATGGACCTGCGGGGGGAGACGACCGCGGTCGTCGACCCCAAAGAGTTCCTCTCCGTGGGTGAGGGCGGTGCCACGGAGAATATTCTCGTCCTCGATGGCGACGAGGACAAACAGAAGATCGGTATCCGCGTGGATGAAGTGACCGAGGTCGCCTCGTACCCCGATACCCAGGTCGATGACAACGGGCAACTCGATGGAATTACATCGAGTGCGATCTCCGCGGAACTGATCAACGGCGTTCTCAGAAAACACGTCGGCACGGTCGACGACGAGGGCGTCCCCGAGGATGTCAAACTGGTACTGTGGCTCGACATCGACGCTCTGATTTCCTCAATTTCGAACGGTGACGGGACAATCGAGGCCGACAATCAGGTCTGA
- a CDS encoding DUF7500 family protein, translating to MTPPRDREDPEEGTVLSPEELDIASEERVAEIEEGRFVIGPDGPPNAEESSSRSGDVDSDESRARTLEDLERDANRESSVLAGDLTDDASTGARVKRWITEDLERTDSQYAYRIAAKTGDAISHQQLASDDIGTAFDGLLMWYAQQVADGTPVEEALGILLSESRIRVRYPISGMLAYLEANDLEPDDSIADLLDAIRETDGLAFPLRNRR from the coding sequence ATGACACCACCCCGCGATCGAGAGGACCCGGAGGAAGGAACGGTCCTTTCGCCGGAGGAACTCGATATCGCCTCCGAGGAGCGGGTTGCAGAGATCGAGGAGGGGCGATTCGTGATCGGGCCCGACGGGCCGCCGAACGCCGAGGAGTCCTCGTCTCGATCCGGCGATGTTGACAGCGACGAATCACGTGCCAGAACACTCGAGGATCTCGAACGCGACGCGAACCGCGAATCGTCCGTGTTGGCCGGCGATCTCACCGACGACGCGTCGACCGGGGCTCGGGTGAAACGATGGATCACCGAGGACCTGGAGCGGACCGACAGTCAGTACGCCTATCGCATCGCGGCGAAAACGGGGGACGCGATAAGCCACCAGCAACTCGCTTCGGACGACATCGGCACGGCGTTCGATGGCCTTCTCATGTGGTACGCCCAACAGGTCGCCGACGGGACGCCCGTCGAGGAGGCCCTCGGGATCCTGCTCTCCGAATCACGCATCCGCGTCCGGTATCCGATTAGCGGAATGCTCGCGTACCTCGAGGCGAACGATCTGGAACCCGATGACTCCATAGCCGACCTCCTCGACGCGATTCGCGAGACCGATGGGCTCGCTTTCCCCCTGCGGAATCGTCGGTAG